The Algoriphagus sanaruensis genome window below encodes:
- a CDS encoding TonB-dependent receptor has protein sequence MRKFCFSIFLTTLVTFAFAQKSMISGKVTDKNQNPLPYASILLKGTVRGVQSDLQGNYTLKDLPSGQYFIQVLLLGYEEFEVPVELGAGEEKVVNLALTEEPIWVNSFELLSSRGILGQEKLPEIENFRINAGKKNEVIRVRDIDANLAMNNSRQIFARTPGISIWENDGSGIQLGVASRGLSPNRSWEFNVRMNGYDITPDPMGYPEAYFTPPMEVVEKIEIIRGASSLQYGPQFGGLMNFVLRKPDQTTRFTAETLNTFGSNGLFSTFNYVGGTEGKWSYTAYYQKRVGQGWRENGYFNTDHAHAEVSYAASNKLKLGVEATYMTTESQQPGGLTDELFNQDAQQSIRSRNWFSTPWFVPSFSAQYIISPATKVEWKVFGTIAERNSIGFMRPINQEDDLGSRQVDRDYYTTYGSELRMTADHRLFGISNTLAAGLRYFNGHIDRKQQGVGDAGTEMNFDLAPGQAYPRDLDFRNTNLAAFAENAFKFSDKVLVTAGLRMESIQSENQGQFGVSNGAPVILDPVSRARSFILAGIGAEYHVTPTSEFYSNWSQAYRPVLISDLTPPATIDVIDPNLKDAKGFNFDFGYRGNIGTVFHFDVSYFYLNYNDRIGTISQIDLMGQSYRFRTNLGQSISQGVEAYLEFDPITAIFKSSRYGYLHVFASLAHVNAEYQDFLVTSIVDGNVVERNLAGNRVENAPRKINRYGATYRFKDFSMTWQLSDMGEAFADASNTFEPNAAATTGLIPAYQVQDLSASYTLKKKYTLKAGVNNLTDERYFTRRAGGYPGPGIMPADGRTFYTTFGIRF, from the coding sequence ATGCGTAAATTTTGCTTTTCTATTTTCTTAACTACCCTAGTCACCTTCGCTTTTGCCCAAAAGAGTATGATCTCTGGCAAGGTTACCGATAAAAACCAAAATCCACTTCCTTATGCGTCCATCTTGCTTAAGGGAACTGTCAGAGGCGTACAAAGTGATTTGCAGGGAAACTATACCTTGAAAGATTTGCCAAGCGGACAGTATTTTATTCAGGTGCTTTTGTTAGGCTATGAAGAGTTTGAAGTCCCTGTTGAGCTTGGCGCCGGAGAGGAAAAAGTAGTCAACTTAGCCTTGACGGAAGAGCCAATTTGGGTGAATTCGTTTGAGTTATTATCCAGTAGAGGGATACTTGGTCAGGAAAAATTACCTGAAATCGAGAACTTCCGAATCAATGCCGGAAAGAAAAATGAGGTCATCCGTGTCAGAGATATCGATGCCAACTTAGCAATGAATAATAGCCGGCAGATTTTTGCCCGAACTCCTGGGATCTCGATCTGGGAAAATGACGGCTCCGGAATTCAACTAGGGGTTGCTTCTCGAGGATTGAGTCCAAATCGCTCTTGGGAGTTTAATGTCAGAATGAATGGCTATGATATTACTCCTGATCCGATGGGATATCCTGAGGCTTACTTCACTCCTCCAATGGAAGTGGTGGAAAAAATTGAAATTATCCGTGGAGCTTCTTCTTTACAATATGGTCCACAGTTCGGAGGATTGATGAATTTCGTCCTGAGAAAGCCAGATCAAACCACTCGATTTACTGCTGAAACACTCAATACATTTGGAAGTAATGGACTGTTCAGCACTTTCAACTATGTGGGAGGAACAGAAGGAAAATGGAGCTATACTGCATATTACCAAAAAAGAGTAGGACAGGGCTGGAGAGAAAATGGCTACTTCAATACGGACCATGCCCATGCTGAAGTTTCCTATGCTGCGAGCAATAAGTTAAAACTTGGGGTGGAAGCAACCTATATGACTACCGAAAGTCAGCAACCCGGAGGATTGACCGATGAGTTGTTTAACCAAGATGCACAGCAAAGTATTCGAAGTCGAAACTGGTTTAGCACTCCCTGGTTTGTTCCATCTTTTTCTGCCCAATACATTATTTCACCTGCTACAAAGGTGGAGTGGAAAGTATTCGGGACCATTGCAGAGCGAAATAGTATTGGATTTATGCGTCCGATCAACCAAGAGGATGATCTAGGTAGCAGACAAGTGGACCGCGATTACTATACGACTTATGGATCGGAATTGAGAATGACTGCTGACCATCGCTTGTTTGGAATCTCGAATACCCTTGCCGCCGGACTTCGTTACTTTAATGGACACATTGACCGCAAGCAACAGGGAGTGGGGGATGCCGGAACGGAAATGAATTTTGATCTAGCTCCTGGGCAGGCGTATCCAAGAGATTTGGATTTCAGAAATACTAATCTTGCAGCATTTGCAGAGAATGCGTTCAAATTTTCAGATAAAGTTTTGGTTACTGCTGGTTTAAGAATGGAATCCATTCAATCTGAAAATCAAGGTCAATTTGGCGTAAGCAATGGAGCACCAGTGATTTTGGATCCAGTGAGCAGAGCTCGTTCGTTTATTTTGGCAGGAATAGGTGCAGAATACCATGTGACCCCAACTTCGGAGTTTTATTCCAATTGGTCCCAGGCCTATCGTCCAGTTTTGATTTCTGATTTGACGCCTCCGGCTACCATTGATGTGATTGATCCGAATTTGAAAGACGCTAAAGGATTTAACTTTGACTTTGGATATCGAGGAAATATTGGAACAGTTTTTCACTTCGATGTGAGCTATTTCTACCTGAATTACAACGATCGAATCGGAACTATTTCGCAAATCGATCTCATGGGCCAGTCGTATCGATTCCGTACCAATTTGGGTCAGTCTATTAGTCAAGGGGTTGAGGCATATTTGGAGTTTGATCCGATTACTGCAATTTTCAAATCTTCCAGATATGGCTACCTGCACGTCTTTGCTTCTTTGGCCCATGTCAATGCTGAATACCAAGACTTCTTGGTGACTAGTATTGTCGATGGAAATGTGGTGGAGCGTAACCTAGCAGGGAATCGAGTCGAAAATGCCCCTCGTAAAATCAATCGCTATGGTGCTACTTACCGGTTCAAAGACTTTTCGATGACCTGGCAGTTGAGCGACATGGGAGAAGCATTTGCGGATGCCTCCAATACCTTCGAGCCAAATGCTGCTGCAACTACAGGACTGATCCCAGCTTACCAAGTTCAGGATTTGTCTGCGAGCTACACGCTAAAGAAAAAGTATACCTTAAAGGCTGGAGTTAATAATTTGACCGATGAGCGGTATTTTACCCGAAGAGCAGGAGGGTATCCTGGTCCAGGAATTATGCCTGCTGATGGAAGGACTTTCTACACGACCTTTGGAATCCGGTTTTAA
- a CDS encoding sulfatase, producing MKYLILICYLLFANPLFSQEKRPLNVLIIIADDLNTGALGTYGNRLMQTPSIDQLAKDGFTFKNTYSQFPVCGPSRASLLFGYYPTATETYGYTSGRENVGPQRESLPQFFKNRGYYTARVSKIFHMGVPGDIESGSDGQDDEASWTERFNSPGPEWKSPGKAELVQKNPDGLIERKGGNVMTIVEADGGDLSQSDGITAEKAVELIRTHKNSPFFLAVGLVRPHVPFVAPKEYFLPYPWQNIQPPPIIPNDWEDIPAKGINYVTTQNSEMNFMQKQKAIAGYYASVTFMDQQVGKILQTLKEEHLDEHTLVIFTSDHGFHLGEHDFWMKVSLKEESVKVPLIFRGPNIPKGSTSSFAELVDLFPTILDLTEHNIPERLQGESLVPVMHDPKSIIKDLAFSVSLNGKAFLVRTSDWAYIQYGEQGEDGMELFDMKEDPYQYTNLAYLEKYKTKLQEMKSLLSQKIQTVRQNDLQKTYSHD from the coding sequence ATGAAGTATTTGATTCTGATCTGCTATTTACTTTTTGCTAACCCTCTATTTTCTCAGGAAAAAAGGCCCTTGAATGTGCTAATCATTATCGCTGATGATCTTAATACTGGGGCTTTAGGCACTTATGGAAATCGCCTAATGCAAACCCCTTCCATTGACCAACTGGCCAAAGATGGATTTACTTTTAAAAACACCTACTCTCAGTTTCCAGTTTGCGGACCTTCCCGGGCTTCTCTTCTTTTCGGATATTATCCAACTGCCACAGAAACTTATGGATATACCAGCGGCCGCGAAAATGTGGGACCACAACGTGAATCTCTTCCTCAATTCTTCAAAAACAGGGGATACTATACAGCGAGAGTAAGTAAAATATTCCACATGGGTGTGCCCGGTGATATCGAATCAGGAAGCGATGGACAGGATGATGAAGCTTCTTGGACTGAACGATTTAACTCCCCAGGTCCGGAATGGAAATCACCAGGAAAGGCAGAACTGGTTCAGAAAAATCCTGATGGACTGATAGAACGAAAAGGAGGAAATGTGATGACGATCGTGGAAGCGGATGGAGGCGATCTATCCCAATCCGATGGAATCACAGCTGAAAAGGCCGTTGAACTGATCCGAACTCACAAAAACTCGCCTTTCTTCTTGGCTGTAGGACTTGTTCGGCCTCATGTACCCTTTGTTGCTCCAAAAGAATATTTCCTTCCGTATCCTTGGCAGAATATTCAACCACCACCCATTATTCCGAATGACTGGGAAGACATCCCCGCCAAGGGAATCAATTATGTTACCACTCAAAATTCGGAGATGAATTTTATGCAGAAGCAAAAGGCCATCGCTGGGTATTATGCTTCAGTAACCTTCATGGATCAGCAGGTTGGAAAAATCCTCCAGACCTTGAAAGAAGAACATTTGGATGAACATACACTAGTAATATTTACGTCTGACCACGGATTTCATCTTGGCGAACACGATTTTTGGATGAAAGTATCCTTGAAAGAGGAATCGGTGAAGGTTCCATTAATTTTTAGAGGACCAAATATTCCAAAAGGATCGACTTCTTCCTTTGCAGAACTAGTTGACCTTTTTCCTACCATTTTGGACTTAACTGAACACAACATTCCAGAACGGCTCCAAGGAGAAAGCTTAGTTCCCGTGATGCATGACCCTAAGTCTATCATAAAGGACCTGGCGTTTTCAGTAAGCCTTAATGGAAAGGCCTTTTTGGTACGTACTTCGGATTGGGCTTATATCCAATATGGGGAACAAGGAGAAGATGGGATGGAGCTTTTTGACATGAAAGAAGACCCGTATCAATACACCAATTTGGCTTATCTTGAAAAATACAAAACCAAACTTCAAGAAATGAAGTCCTTACTTTCCCAAAAAATCCAGACTGTCAGGCAAAATGACCTTCAAAAAACATATTCCCATGATTAG
- a CDS encoding sialidase family protein, whose product MKYLSVLLFAFNLHSFAIAQETLVFVAEKEGHAIYRIPAIISLPNGDLLAFAEGRVHGSDDFGDVNLVMKKSHDRGYTWSPLMTLVDYDSLQAGNPAPVVDRFDPEYPEGVIILFYNTGNNHEYDIRLNKGVRENWMIKSYDQGKSWTEAVNITSQVHRPNNPNFNPHYSFQEDWRSYANTPGHAFQFEKGRFAGRIFVAANHSAGPPQEEFVDYQAHGFYTDDHGKSFKISESVPFPGSNESIAAELSNGKLIMSSRNQKGDIRQRILSYSSDGGATWEKSFFENQLPDPVNQGSILDLGEENGKMILAHSNAADEQDRNFLTIKISYDEGKTWDHIIPVDFTSDPKKLPWTAYSDLVRLDENTIGILYERDNYRQIVFKSIRWKN is encoded by the coding sequence ATGAAATATTTAAGCGTATTACTATTCGCTTTCAACCTTCATAGTTTTGCTATTGCACAAGAGACACTCGTATTTGTAGCTGAAAAAGAAGGGCATGCGATTTACAGGATTCCAGCAATCATTAGCCTTCCGAATGGAGACTTACTAGCATTTGCCGAAGGCCGAGTTCATGGAAGCGATGATTTTGGTGATGTGAATTTGGTCATGAAAAAAAGCCATGACAGAGGATATACCTGGTCTCCTCTTATGACACTTGTCGATTACGATAGTCTGCAAGCCGGCAACCCTGCTCCAGTCGTAGATCGTTTTGATCCAGAATATCCAGAAGGAGTGATTATTCTATTTTACAACACCGGGAATAATCATGAATACGACATCCGTCTTAATAAAGGAGTTCGAGAAAATTGGATGATCAAATCCTATGATCAAGGAAAATCCTGGACCGAAGCGGTCAATATCACCTCTCAGGTTCACCGTCCCAACAATCCCAACTTTAATCCCCATTATTCCTTTCAAGAGGATTGGCGATCCTATGCCAATACCCCAGGTCATGCGTTTCAATTTGAAAAAGGCCGCTTTGCAGGTCGTATTTTTGTAGCCGCAAATCATTCGGCTGGGCCGCCACAAGAAGAATTTGTCGACTATCAAGCCCATGGATTTTATACCGATGATCATGGAAAATCCTTTAAAATTTCAGAATCAGTCCCATTTCCCGGTAGTAATGAATCCATTGCCGCTGAACTCTCCAATGGTAAATTGATTATGAGTAGCCGAAATCAGAAAGGCGATATTCGACAGCGGATCCTTTCCTACTCTTCAGATGGTGGAGCCACTTGGGAGAAGTCTTTTTTTGAAAATCAACTGCCAGACCCAGTAAACCAAGGCTCTATTCTAGACCTTGGTGAAGAGAATGGGAAAATGATTCTAGCGCATTCTAATGCCGCCGACGAACAAGATAGAAACTTCCTAACGATCAAAATCAGCTATGACGAGGGCAAAACTTGGGATCATATCATCCCGGTAGATTTCACCTCTGATCCTAAAAAATTGCCTTGGACTGCCTACTCAGATTTAGTCCGTCTGGATGAAAATACAATCGGAATTCTTTACGAGCGAGATAACTATCGGCAGATCGTTTTCAAATCGATCCGATGGAAAAACTAA
- a CDS encoding YceI family protein, producing the protein MNSYLKTLSLSAVFIMLFAGNLLAQTKVVLSPGSELKVEGGSTLHDWHMATSSAKGEGVFTIEGGQFKGASSLVLSFVAETLKSGTSGLDKNAYKSLKTEQYKDIKFTLKSLSGSGTSFTATGDLSIAGATKSVSFPVKLSGTAGKYHFEGSLKTKLTFFNITPPTALMGTVKTDDEITLSFKTTFQSL; encoded by the coding sequence ATGAACAGCTATTTGAAAACACTCTCGTTATCTGCAGTCTTTATAATGCTTTTTGCAGGCAACCTATTAGCACAAACAAAAGTGGTATTAAGCCCGGGTTCGGAGCTGAAAGTAGAAGGTGGTTCAACCTTACACGATTGGCACATGGCAACGTCATCTGCTAAAGGTGAAGGTGTTTTCACCATAGAAGGCGGACAGTTTAAAGGTGCTTCAAGTTTGGTTTTGTCCTTTGTAGCCGAAACACTTAAAAGTGGCACAAGCGGTTTGGACAAGAATGCCTACAAATCCTTGAAAACTGAGCAATACAAGGATATCAAGTTCACCTTAAAGTCCCTCAGTGGATCAGGTACCAGCTTCACAGCCACAGGCGATTTGAGCATTGCTGGCGCCACCAAATCCGTCTCTTTTCCAGTCAAGCTTTCTGGGACTGCTGGCAAGTATCACTTCGAAGGTAGCTTAAAAACAAAACTAACCTTCTTCAACATTACCCCTCCCACAGCTTTGATGGGTACGGTAAAAACCGACGATGAAATAACACTTTCTTTTAAAACAACTTTCCAATCCCTTTAA
- a CDS encoding sulfatase-like hydrolase/transferase: protein MIRLCLLLTLLSIWSCKPTEPVQPNILFLFADDQRADALGISGNSILQTPSIDELARHGVLFTNAYVMGGNHGAICMASRAMLFSGKQLFQVYDRLQGLETMTMDFARAGYTTFGTGKWHNEREAFEASFQQAKTVYLGGMADHYGVAVRDYDSLGMLGEPEIKGYSTEIFAQSAIDFIRSQEGATNPFFCYVAFTVPHDPYSPKPEFIGKYPDGSIPIPPNYLPFHPFEFDQLTVRDENLTGWPRKPEVIQMILSDYYSMISHLDTQISKIIATLKETGQFENTIIVYAADNGLAAGSHGLLGKQSLYEHSIKVPLIIQGPGIPKDKSFDAFAYIHDIYPTLAELAGLPKREDLDGKSLVPVIQGEQDSIREIMFNAYRHTVRSVRKENWKLIRYPERDFTQLFDLSLDPHEIKNLADDSSFLDKKLELIHLMEKSQFLAGDTVSFTAKTLKPLAYNPDTLTRKPDQWQPEYTLRRYFDQDK, encoded by the coding sequence ATGATTAGACTTTGCCTTCTACTTACCCTTCTTTCCATTTGGTCTTGTAAACCTACAGAACCAGTCCAGCCCAATATCCTCTTCCTTTTTGCAGACGATCAGCGGGCGGATGCTTTAGGGATTTCGGGAAATTCCATCTTACAAACACCCAGTATTGATGAATTAGCTCGGCATGGAGTTCTATTTACCAATGCCTATGTGATGGGAGGAAACCATGGCGCTATTTGTATGGCAAGTCGGGCGATGCTTTTTAGCGGAAAGCAACTCTTTCAGGTCTATGACCGACTTCAGGGATTGGAAACGATGACCATGGATTTTGCTCGAGCGGGCTATACCACCTTTGGAACAGGCAAATGGCACAATGAACGAGAGGCTTTCGAGGCGAGTTTTCAACAAGCAAAAACGGTGTACCTCGGCGGAATGGCTGATCATTATGGGGTTGCCGTCAGAGATTATGACTCTTTAGGAATGCTTGGTGAACCTGAAATCAAGGGATATTCCACGGAAATCTTTGCTCAAAGCGCGATTGACTTTATCAGATCCCAAGAAGGCGCCACCAATCCCTTCTTTTGTTATGTAGCATTTACGGTTCCACATGACCCGTACTCGCCAAAACCAGAATTTATCGGAAAGTATCCTGATGGAAGCATTCCGATTCCTCCTAACTACCTACCATTTCACCCCTTCGAGTTTGATCAACTGACAGTTCGGGATGAAAACCTAACCGGATGGCCACGAAAACCGGAAGTTATCCAGATGATTTTATCGGATTACTACAGCATGATCTCCCATTTAGACACGCAAATCTCCAAGATCATCGCAACGCTAAAAGAAACGGGGCAATTCGAAAATACGATCATCGTATATGCGGCGGACAATGGGCTGGCTGCAGGAAGTCATGGACTTTTGGGAAAGCAATCTCTTTATGAACATAGCATTAAAGTCCCTTTGATTATTCAAGGACCGGGAATCCCTAAGGATAAAAGCTTCGATGCCTTTGCTTATATACATGATATTTACCCCACTTTAGCCGAATTGGCTGGACTACCCAAGCGTGAGGATCTGGATGGAAAAAGTTTGGTTCCTGTCATCCAAGGCGAGCAAGATTCCATTCGGGAAATCATGTTCAATGCCTACCGCCATACCGTGAGGTCAGTTCGGAAAGAAAACTGGAAGCTGATTCGCTATCCGGAAAGGGATTTCACGCAGTTGTTTGATCTATCTCTAGATCCCCACGAGATCAAAAACTTGGCTGATGATTCTTCATTTTTGGACAAAAAATTGGAGCTGATCCACTTGATGGAAAAAAGTCAATTTTTAGCAGGAGACACGGTTTCATTCACCGCCAAAACTCTTAAGCCTCTCGCGTACAATCCCGACACTTTGACCCGCAAACCCGATCAATGGCAGCCGGAATACACCCTCAGACGATATTTTGACCAAGACAAGTAA